A genomic region of Raphanus sativus cultivar WK10039 chromosome 6, ASM80110v3, whole genome shotgun sequence contains the following coding sequences:
- the LOC108831959 gene encoding E3 ubiquitin-protein ligase PUB24-like, with product MDHVEEEIEIPNYFLCPISLEIMKDPVTAVTGITYDRQSIVQWLERVPSCPVTKQLLPFDSDLTPNHTLRRLIQHWCVENEMCGVVRMPTPRAPPGKLNVLEEIKNLKKFGVEALGREDTLKKLEVLAMEGETNRRMMCEAGVHRSLILFIVKCTREEEEEEGQRRIKEQLDESLRLLHLIGVPLNDARALLIENDKILESLTLILHQQDFINKAYLIVLLRNLTGNASSHIVEVFKGIIGFLKEVVTSFSLTNPSVSATSQPSSSNVRSKLDRSLVIKRGVTAALMILLETSSWSRNRTILVDLGAVSQLIELEISYSGEKRTTELVLGVLSRLCCCADGRAEMLAHGGGIAIVTKRVLWVSTAADDRALSILSTLSRFSPENAVVAEMVCVGTVEKLRSFLRVDCGLSLKEKAKEILRDHFDEWKKFPCIDVPLLTKLLNS from the exons atggATCATGTAGAGGAAGAGATCGAGATCCCTAACTACTTTCTCTGCCCTATTTCACTAGAGATTATGAAAGATCCAGTCACGGCCGTTACTGGCATCACATACGACCGTCAAAGTATCGTTCAGTGGTTAGAGAGGGTTCCATCTTGTCCCGTGACTAAGCAGCTTCTTCCTTTCGACTCCGATCTTACTCCTAACCATACGCTTCGCCGTCTGATCCAACATTGGTGCGTCGAGAACGAAATGTGTGGCGTTGTTAGAATGCCTACTCCTAGAGCTCCTCCGGGGAAGCTTAACGTCCTCGAGGAGATCAAGAATCTCAAAAAGTTTGGAGTAGAAG CATTAGGAAGAGAAGATACGTTGAAGAAGCTTGAAGTGTTGGCTATGGAGGGAGAGACAAACAGGAGAATGATGTGTGAAGCAGGCGTACATAGgtctttgatcttgttcattgtCAAGTGTActcgtgaagaagaagaagaggagggaCAACGTCGTATCAAAGAGCAGCTAGATGAgtctcttcgtcttcttcacTTGATCGGTGTTCCATTAAACGATGCAAGAGCACTCTTGATCGAAAACGATAAAATCTTGGAATCGTTGACTTTGATCTTACACCAACAAGACTTCATCAACAAGGCTTACTTGATCGTGCTCTTGAGGAATCTAACGGGAAATGCTTCCTCTCACATCGTCGAGGTTTTCAAAGGGATCATAGGTTTTCTCAAGGAGGTAGTAACTAGTTTCAGTCTCACTAACCCTAGCGTGAGCGCTACGTCACAACCATCGAGTTCAAACGTGAGGTCAAAACTTGATCGCAGCTTGGTTATTAAACGTGGTGTGACTGCAGCGCTGATGATTCTTCTAGAGACCTCTTCTTGGAGCCGGAACCGAACCATCCTCGTGGATCTCGGCGCGGTTTCCCAGCTCATCGAACTCGAAATAAGCTACAGCGGGGAGAAGAGAACCACTGAACTTGTGTTGGGAGTCTTGTCTCGTTTATGTTGTTGCGCAGATGGTAGAGCCGAGATGCTTGCTCATGGAGGCGGGATTGCGATTGTGACAAAACGGGTGCTGTGGGTTTCGACTGCAGCAGACGATAGAGCTCTCTCTATCCTGAGCACATTGTCCAGATTCTCCCCGGAGAACGCGGTGGTGGCAGAGATGGTTTGCGTTGGGACGGTGGAGAAGCTTCGTTCTTTCTTGAGAGTTGACTGTGGTTTGAGTTTGAAAGAGAAAGCGAAAGAGATACTCAGAGATCACTTTGATGAGTGGAAGAAGTTTCCATGCATTGATGTACCTCTACTTACTAAGCTTCTGAACTCTTAG
- the LOC108831962 gene encoding myosin-binding protein 7-like has product MESSSSSSPSRDLTKCCDCVCHSTNNNNQSSSSTNPKVHIENECELLRQTVTSQQQSIQDLCDELEKERNAASSAADESMSVMQRLQHDKAELQMELRQYKLYAGERMEHDLQEISALEELVNQREQAILALECEAQGYKHRMMSYGIIMDGEDVVDVVDDGLISPDGYEYEYPSLKCNNINETQDLLEVDDIYVVADDDENYPPADSPRGRVHLRSLDQRISQMEETNPNPSLVGQSPRPRRHRHFRDEAFVESPRSERCISKKVEYVSSYTENDEDECKGGSLDVGDEMSDRVYTIDSGHGHHSGVTEQKLEAETSVVNNVVQHGDPDITKLYMRLQALEADRESMKEALLSMRTEKAQMVLLKELAQHLSKEVVPQRRLPASTAGSLTFTPVFKWITSFVSWRRKARRSKYMYGMSANNMGLQVVLEKVPRSRNWRCLRSTQV; this is encoded by the exons ATGGagtcctcatcatcatcatctccgtCCAGAGATCTAACCAAATGCTGCGACTGTGTATGCCATTCGACTAATAATAACAACCAATCATCATCCTCCACCAATCCCAAAGTCCACATCGAGAACGAATGCGAACTGCTCCGCCAAACCGTCACAAGCCAGCAGCAATCGATCCAGGACCTCTGCGACGAGCTCGAGAAAGAGCGTAACGCGGCTTCCTCGGCCGCGGACGAGTCGATGAGCGTGATGCAGAGGCTGCAGCACGACAAGGCCGAGCTTCAGATGGAGCTGAGGCAGTACAAGCTCTACGCCGGTGAGAGGATGGAGCACGATCTCCAGGAGATATCTGCGTTGGAAGAGTTGGTTAATCAAAGAGAGCAGGCGATCTTGGCTCTCGAGTGCGAAGCTCAGGGCTATAAGCATAGGATGATGAGTTATGGTATCATTATGGACGGAGAAGATGTTGttgatgttgttgatgatggTTTGATTAGTCCTGATGGTTATGAGTATGAGTATCCTTCTTTGAAGTgtaataatataaatgagaCTCAAGATCTTTTAGAGGTTGATGATATCTATGTTgttgctgatgatgatgagaacTATCCACCGGCCGATTCGCCGCGTGGGAGAGTTCATTTGAGGAGTTTGGATCAGAGGATTAGCCAGATGGAGGAGACTAATCCTAATCCTAGCTTGGTTGGTCAGAGTCCTAGGCCTCGTCGTCATCGACATTTCAGAGATGAAGCTTTTGTTGAATCGCCTAGGTCTGAAAGATGCATCTCTAAGAAAGTGGAATATGTCTCATCATATACAGAGAATGATGAAGATGAATGTAAAGGTGGCTCGTTGGATGTAGGAGATGAGATGAGTGATAGAGTTTATACTATTGACTCTGGCCATGGCCATCACAGTGGTGTGACTGAGCAGAAGCTAGAGGCTGAAACTTCCGTTGTTAACAATGTGGTTCAACACGGTGATCCGGATATAACGAAACTATACATGAGGCTACAGGCGCTGGAGGCTGACAGGGAATCTATGAAAGAAGCGCTTCTTTCTATGAGGACCGAGAAGGCTCAGATGGTACTGTTGAAAGAACTCGCTCAGCATTTGTCGAAGGAAGTTGTCCCTCAACGGAGGTTGCCAGCATCCACTGCTGGGTCATTGACTTTTACGCCAGTCTTTAAG TGGATCACATCTTTTGTTTCCTGGAGAAGAAAGGCTCGTCGAAGCAA GTACATGTATGGGATGTCAGCAAACAACATGGGCCTGCAAGTGGTTCTAGAAAAGGTCCCTCGATCACGGAATTGGCGATGTCTCAGGAGCACGCAAGTGTGA